Part of the Aquabacterium sp. NJ1 genome, CGGAGTTCTGGCTCGCCGTTGGCCAGATTGTGATGATCGACATCCTGCTGGGGGGCGATAACGCGGTGGTCATTGCGCTGGCTTGCCGCAACCTGCCGCCCGAATTGCGCACCAAGGGCATCATCTGGGGAACGGCCGGCGCCATCGCGCTGCGCGTGGTGCTGATCTTCTTTGCGATGTCGCTGCTCAAGCTGCCTTACCTGAAACTGGTGGGTGCTGTGCTGCTGCTGTGGATCGGCATCAAGCTGCTGGTGCCGGACGACGACGACCACGGCAACCTGCAGGCCAGCGATCGCCTGCTGGGCGCCATCAAGACCATCATCGTGGCCGACTTCGTGATGAGCGTGGACAACGTCATCGGCATCGCCGGTGCCGCGCAGGGCGCGGGCCACGAAGGCCATCAGATGCCGCTGGTGATCTTTGGCCTGCTGGTGAGCATCCCCATCATCGTGTGGGGCTCGACCATGGTGCTCAAGCTGATGGACCGCTTCCCCATCATCATCACGGCCGGCGGCATGCTGCTGGGCTGGATTGCCGGTACGCTCGCGGTCAGTGACCCGGTGGCCCTGCCGCATGTGCCTGACGCGGCCTCCACCCGTTATTTCGCGGGGGTGTTGGGGGCCTTGCTGGTGCTGGTGGTGGGCACCGTGCTGGCCAAACGATCTGACACGACGGAGGCCTGATCCCGATGTCGTCGGCCTTGCTTTCGATCATTCTGGCGCTGCTGGTGCTGATCGGCGTCGGGCTGCTGATGTGGTTGCTGCGCCAGCGTCGCCAGCCGCCTTTGGCACGCAACGGCTTTGTGCACACTCGTCCTGTCTTTGTTGATACGGACCCGGTCACGGGCGCGAGTCCGCAGGCCAGAGCATCCGCACACGGCTTGGCCGATCCTGACGAGGATGCCGGCCCCGAGACGGTGCTGTCCTACCTGGATACGCCCAGCAACTCGGCCTTCCAGTCTCAGTTCTCCAACAGCCACCCCTCGCTGTTCCACGAGGACTTTGCCTCCAGCACGATGCCCCAGGCCCTGATGAACCTGGGCCCGCACACACCCATCGAACAGATGGGCGTTCAGCGCATCCAGCGCGCCATGCAGGCCCTGGGTGACGGGCCGGTCGACCAGGCCTGGCAGACCATGCAGGGCTTCTTCCCGGATGCCGGCAACCGCCACGCCGCACTGGAGACCCTGGAGCGCATCGCCGTGGCCTTCGAGAGCGAGGCCCGCTACGACTGTGCCCGCGACGTCTACGAGCACATCGCCGACATCGACCCGCAATGGCACCAGGTCAAGGTGCGCCTGATGCGCGCGCGCGGCCTGGCCCAGGTGGCCACGGCCAACACCTGGGGCACCGTGCCTGCCCGCCCCATGCCGCAAGTGGCCCAGGGCCAGATGGGCAAGTACCTGGTCGAAAAGCAGATCGGCAAAGGTGCCATGGGCGCGGTGTACCTGGGCTACGACCCGGCCACGGACCGCAAGGTGGCGCTCAAGACCATGGCGCTGGCCCAGGAGTTCAGCGGCGCCGAACTGGCTGACGCCCGCAACCGCTTCCTGCGCGAGGCCGAAATGGCGGGCCGCCTGCAGCACCCGGACATCGTCAGCATCCTGGATGCGGGCGAGCAGGGCGGCGTGGCCTACATCGCCATGGAGCTGGTCGACGGGGTGGACATGAGCCACTACACGCATCCTGATCGCCTGCTGCCGCTCAACCAGCTGCTGCCCATCATGGCGCGCGTGGCCGATGCCCTGGCTTACGCCCACACGCGTGGCGTGACCCACCGCGACATCAAGCCAGCCAACATCATGGTCGACCTGGGCCGGGGCACGGTCAAGGTCATGGATTTTGGTGTGGCACGCGTGGCCGACGCCACCCGCACGCGCACGGGCGTGGTGCTGGGCACGCCCACCTTCATGTCACCCGAACAACTGTCCGGCCAGACCATCGATGGCCGCAGCGACCTGTACTCGCTGGGTGTGGCCCTGTTCCAGCTGCTCACCGGGCAGTTGCCTTACCGCAACGATTCCATGGCTGCCCTGATGCGGGCCATTGGCCGCGAAACAGCACCCAATGTGTGCAGCATCAGGCCCGATCTGCCGCCCGCGCTGGGTGATATCGTCGCCCTGGCCCTGGAGAAACACCCCAATACGCGCTACGCCACAGGCCAGCAGATGGCCGAAGACTTGCGTGCGGTGGCGCATTCACTGCAAAGCCTGGACCTGGACCTGGGCTGAGCCCTGCCAGCCCTGCCTAGCCGACATCCCTGATCCTTCCACCATGAAAACCCAGCGACAATCCCGCCATGGACTTTGAGTTCTTTAGCCAGACCGACACCGGGCGGGTGCGATCCAATAATGAAGACTCCATCGCCGTGGACGAGAGTTGCGGCGTGGCCGTGCTCGCCGACGGCATGGGCGGTTACGCGGCCGGTGAAGTCGCCAGCGGCATGGCCTGCGATTTCATCAAGAGCGAATTGGGGCGCTGGCTGCACGAGGCCTCCAGCAACGCCAGCGACGGCGACGTCAAGCGCGCCATGGATATCTGCGTCGACAACGCCAACCGGGCGATTTTCGGGGCCGCCAATTCCAACCCGACTTACGCCGGCATGGGCACCACCCTGGTTCTGGCGGTTTTCCGGTCAGGTCGCCTGTTATTGGGGCATATTGGTGATTCGCGCGCCTACCGCTGGCGTGACGGCCAGCTGCAGCAGATCACAAAAGACCATTCGTTACTGCAAGAGCAGATCGATGCTGGCATCCTTACGCCAGAGCAGGCTCAGTACGCCGCCAACAAGAACCTGGTGACCCGGGCCCTGGGGGTCGAGGATCTGGTCCTGATGGAAACGCATCTGCACGATATCCAGTCCGGCGACGTCTATTTGATGTGCTCGGACGGCCTGTCCGATATGCTGCGAGATCAGCAGATCGCCGAGGTCATGGCTGCCCACACCAGCTTGCCCGATATGGGTGCGGCCCTGGTGGCAGCGGCCAATGACGCAGGTGGCCGGGATAATATTGCCGTCGTGCTGGTGCGTGCACAGGGAGCAGCCGATCCGGCGCCGAGGTCCTGGTGGCCTTTCAAGCGCTTGACTGGTTTAAATTAAACGCCAAATAGAGATCAATACCCGAGAGGTTCCGAATGGGAAAACTGGTCGTCTCGCTAGACGGGGTCGTCATCAAAGAAGTCCAAATCACCAAGGACAAAACCTCGCTTGGGCGCCGCCCATATAACGACATCGTGATCGACAACCTGGCGGTCAGCGGCGAGCACGCCGTGCTGCAACTGGTGGGCAACGATGTTTTCATCGAAGATCTCAACAGCACCAACGGCACCTACATCAACGGCAAGGCCGTCAAGAAGCAGCTGCTGCAGCACAACGACACGGTCGAAATCGGCAAGTACAAGATCAAGTACCTGGTCGAAGAGGGCTCCGACTACGAGAAGACCATGATCATGCGGCCCGGCACGCCCCTGCCCACGGCCATGTCGTCTGCGCAGGGCGGCATGAGCGTAGGGGGCTCGTCGTCCGTGCCCCAGGCCGCGTTTGGCAGCACCATGGGGGCGGCCACACTGGGCTCAGGCTTTGGCGGCCTGAACACGCAGTCGCCGGCCTCCATCAAGGTGCTCAATGGCGCCGCGGCAGGCCGTGAAGTCGCCCTGACCAAGGTGGTGACCACCGTGGGCAAGCCCGGCGTGCAGGTGGCCTCGATCACCAAGCGCCCGGGTGGTTATGTGTTTGCCCACGTGGAAGGCGGTGCACGCCCCACCGTGAACGGCAACCCCGTGGCTGGCGACCCCGTGCACCTCAAGAATGGTGACGTGATCGAGCTGGCCGGCACGCAAATGCAATTCGTGCAGGCCTGATCAGGTGGGCTGCCAGCCAGGAGCCCAGCCATGATCCGCGTATTAGGTTGTTCCGGGTCGATCGCCGCGCGTTGCCACACGACGGCCTTTCTGCTGGATGACGACATCCTGCTGGACGCCGGCAGCGGTGTGGGCGAATTGCGGCTGGACGAACTGGCGCGCATCGACCACATCCTGCTGAGCCACAGCCACCTGGACCACATCCTCAGCATCCCCTTGCTGGCTGACAGCGTCATGAAGCTGCGCGCTGGCCCGGCTGGCAGCATGAGTGACCTGCGGCCCATCCATGTACATGCCCTGCCGGAGACGCTGGAGGCCATGCGCCGCCACATCTTCAATGGCGTGATCTGGCCTGATTTCACGCGCCTGCCGAGCGCGGCACGCCCGATCCTGGTCTTTCATGAGTTCACCGTGGGGCAGGTGCTGACCTTCCCGGCGCGTGGTGGCATGGCAGACCGCCAGATCCATGTGCTGCCGGCGGCGCACACCGTGCCGGGCGTGGGCTTTGGCGTGGACACGCCGCAAGGCTGGTGGGTGTTCTCCGGTGACACAGGGCCCAACCCGGCGCTGTGGAAGGCCTTGAACGGCCAGCGCATTGCGCAACTGGTCATCGAGACGGCCTTTGGCGACGAAGAAGCCCATCTGGCCAAGATCAGCGGGCACCTGTCGCCACAGAGCCTGGCCCAGGAACTCGAGCAGCTCGATGGCGAGGTCAGCGTCTTCATCACCCACCCCAAGCCGGGTGAGGTGCCCTCGGTGCTGGCGCAGATCCGCGCGCTGGACACCCGCCACCGCATCGAGCCGCTGCGTGAAGGCCAGCGCTTCAATGTGCCGGTCGAGGACTGACAAATTTTGTCAGTCCTTTTGGGTGATTGACAGTTTCTGGCGTTTCAATCGAAACAAGGTCGACCAAAGCTGTCTCCCCTGAGTTTGGCACTAGGGGAAAGTGCCAACAAAATCACGATTTTTCGGCCACTGAAAGCTGGCACGCTGTCTGCGTTGTATTGAGCGTGGCCCCCGGTTGTGTGGGGTCGGTCAAAAGGCAAGTTCTTAGCGGGTCGCGGCCCAAGGAGTTAATCATGCAAGTGATGAAGCAAGTGCAAAAGGGTTTCACCCTGATCGAACTGATGATCGTGGTGGCCATCATTGGTATTCTGGCTGCCGTGGCGCTGCCTGCTTATCAGGACTACACCGTGCGCTCGCAGGTTTCTGAAGGCCTGGCGTTGACGGGAGGCTTGAAGACTGCCGTGTCTGAATACTACGCAGCCAAGGGTGCATTCCCTGCTACCAATTCCGATGCCATCTGCGGTGGCGCCAGCGTGTCCAACTGCACGGGCAACAATGCTGCGGATAACCAGGGCAACTACGTCTCTTCCATTACGGTCACGACTGGTGGCGGTCTGGATGTCACGTTTGGTAACAAGGCCAACAAGAACATCGCAACAAAGGTGCTGTCATTGCGACCCGCCCTTGATGCTGCCAAGAACGTTACTTGGATTTGCGGCGGTGCTTCTGTGCCTTCTGGTGTAACGGTGGGTGATGGTACTAATGTCGCCTCCAATGGCACAACCATCGATGCGAAGTATCTGCCAACTTCCTGCAAGATCTAATTTCTGATTTTTCAAGAAATGGCGCCCGACGGGCGCCATTTCTCCATTCATGAGCAAGAAAAGTTTTGCTTGGTTGACGCTCGCTGCCTACGTTGGCTTGCTTGTCTTGCCGGATTTATTGTCTCTGGGTGATTCAACCCCGATGGGGCAATTGGAAAACGTCGAGCGCGTGGCCTATGGCGTGGCAGCGTGGGTACTGTGGTTCGCGCTTTTTGGGCGCCGCTTGTGGTTGGGCGTGGCGCTATCCATACCATTGTTTCTGGTTTGGTGGCCCGCTGAGGTTTACTTGCGCATGCAGGTGGGGGCATCAGTGACCGCCGCCTTTATTGGTCTGTTGTTGGAAACCAATCAGCGCGAGGTATCTGATTTTCTGTCGGTGTATTGGCCCTGGGTGGCACTCGGCCTGCTGCCTTTTGCGTTTGGTGTGATGGTTGCCCGACTGGCGAAAAGCGAGGGCCTAGCCTGGGTCCATCGGACGAGGATGTGGTTGCTTATCATCCTGCCGTGCTTTGGTTTCATGACCTTCTGGGTGTTTGACCAGCAACAACAACAGTTGGATCGCGGGCTCCAGAGTCGATCAGATGTCTTCTGGATCCAACCTATGGGCTATTGGGCCGGCAAGTGGGGCTCCATCTACCCCCTGGATCCATATCTGGCCATACAACGCTATGCCGAAGACTGGCGGCGTGTAAAAGACATGCGCCAAGTC contains:
- a CDS encoding FHA domain-containing protein; the protein is MGKLVVSLDGVVIKEVQITKDKTSLGRRPYNDIVIDNLAVSGEHAVLQLVGNDVFIEDLNSTNGTYINGKAVKKQLLQHNDTVEIGKYKIKYLVEEGSDYEKTMIMRPGTPLPTAMSSAQGGMSVGGSSSVPQAAFGSTMGAATLGSGFGGLNTQSPASIKVLNGAAAGREVALTKVVTTVGKPGVQVASITKRPGGYVFAHVEGGARPTVNGNPVAGDPVHLKNGDVIELAGTQMQFVQA
- a CDS encoding TerC family protein, with product MEALMTPEFWLAVGQIVMIDILLGGDNAVVIALACRNLPPELRTKGIIWGTAGAIALRVVLIFFAMSLLKLPYLKLVGAVLLLWIGIKLLVPDDDDHGNLQASDRLLGAIKTIIVADFVMSVDNVIGIAGAAQGAGHEGHQMPLVIFGLLVSIPIIVWGSTMVLKLMDRFPIIITAGGMLLGWIAGTLAVSDPVALPHVPDAASTRYFAGVLGALLVLVVGTVLAKRSDTTEA
- a CDS encoding serine/threonine-protein kinase — encoded protein: MLSIILALLVLIGVGLLMWLLRQRRQPPLARNGFVHTRPVFVDTDPVTGASPQARASAHGLADPDEDAGPETVLSYLDTPSNSAFQSQFSNSHPSLFHEDFASSTMPQALMNLGPHTPIEQMGVQRIQRAMQALGDGPVDQAWQTMQGFFPDAGNRHAALETLERIAVAFESEARYDCARDVYEHIADIDPQWHQVKVRLMRARGLAQVATANTWGTVPARPMPQVAQGQMGKYLVEKQIGKGAMGAVYLGYDPATDRKVALKTMALAQEFSGAELADARNRFLREAEMAGRLQHPDIVSILDAGEQGGVAYIAMELVDGVDMSHYTHPDRLLPLNQLLPIMARVADALAYAHTRGVTHRDIKPANIMVDLGRGTVKVMDFGVARVADATRTRTGVVLGTPTFMSPEQLSGQTIDGRSDLYSLGVALFQLLTGQLPYRNDSMAALMRAIGRETAPNVCSIRPDLPPALGDIVALALEKHPNTRYATGQQMAEDLRAVAHSLQSLDLDLG
- a CDS encoding Stp1/IreP family PP2C-type Ser/Thr phosphatase, which gives rise to MDFEFFSQTDTGRVRSNNEDSIAVDESCGVAVLADGMGGYAAGEVASGMACDFIKSELGRWLHEASSNASDGDVKRAMDICVDNANRAIFGAANSNPTYAGMGTTLVLAVFRSGRLLLGHIGDSRAYRWRDGQLQQITKDHSLLQEQIDAGILTPEQAQYAANKNLVTRALGVEDLVLMETHLHDIQSGDVYLMCSDGLSDMLRDQQIAEVMAAHTSLPDMGAALVAAANDAGGRDNIAVVLVRAQGAADPAPRSWWPFKRLTGLN
- a CDS encoding pilin; amino-acid sequence: MQVMKQVQKGFTLIELMIVVAIIGILAAVALPAYQDYTVRSQVSEGLALTGGLKTAVSEYYAAKGAFPATNSDAICGGASVSNCTGNNAADNQGNYVSSITVTTGGGLDVTFGNKANKNIATKVLSLRPALDAAKNVTWICGGASVPSGVTVGDGTNVASNGTTIDAKYLPTSCKI
- a CDS encoding 3',5'-cyclic-nucleotide phosphodiesterase, with protein sequence MIRVLGCSGSIAARCHTTAFLLDDDILLDAGSGVGELRLDELARIDHILLSHSHLDHILSIPLLADSVMKLRAGPAGSMSDLRPIHVHALPETLEAMRRHIFNGVIWPDFTRLPSAARPILVFHEFTVGQVLTFPARGGMADRQIHVLPAAHTVPGVGFGVDTPQGWWVFSGDTGPNPALWKALNGQRIAQLVIETAFGDEEAHLAKISGHLSPQSLAQELEQLDGEVSVFITHPKPGEVPSVLAQIRALDTRHRIEPLREGQRFNVPVED